One Paenarthrobacter aurescens TC1 DNA window includes the following coding sequences:
- the ppk gene encoding polyphosphate kinase (identified by match to protein family HMM PF02503), protein MQPDPVGTAGSTSKGATLPPRFGSSEVPASRATQDRIDIPEFAPSLEPEGDITPDRFLDRELSWLAFNSRVLELAEDPDLFLLERVNFLSIFASNLDEFFMVRVAGLKRRIATGLAVPSPAGLSPIEVLEQISEEAHKLQERHARVFAEQIRPALAYEHIHIMHWNELDEDARHRISIMFQEKVFPILTPLAVDPAHPFPYISGLSLNLAVIVSNPISDKELFARVKVPDQLPRLISVDGPRAGAIPGRVARFIALEEVIAVHLDKLFPGMEVLEHHTFRVTRNEDLEVEEDDAENLLQALEKELLRRRFGPPVRLEVTTDINPNIKALLIRELGVEESEVYSVPAPLDLRGLSAISGIDRADLHYPKHVPHTSRYLNESETSKAANVFAAMRRRDILLHHPYDSFSTSVQAFLEQAAADPKVQAIKQTLYRTSGDSPIVDALIDAAEAGKQVLALVEIKARFDEQANISWARKLEQAGVHVVYGIVGLKTHCKLSLVVRQEVDGLRRYCHIGTGNYHPRTARYYEDLGLLTANEQVGEDLSKLFNQLSGYAPKSTFKRLLVAPRSVRAGLVDRIEAEIRNARAGVPGLVQIKVNSMVDEAIIDALYRASQAGVKVDVVVRGICSLRPGVPGLSENITVRSVLGRFLEHSRVFAFGNGGEPVVYIGSADMMHRNLDRRVEALVQLASKEDTATVMDLMRRYVDDGTASWHLDNHGHWTRHHLDDEGKPLLDMQSWLLASRSRQRAAARR, encoded by the coding sequence ATGCAGCCGGACCCCGTCGGCACCGCCGGATCCACCTCGAAGGGCGCAACACTGCCCCCGCGCTTCGGATCATCGGAAGTGCCGGCATCGCGAGCCACCCAGGACCGCATCGACATTCCGGAATTCGCACCGAGCCTGGAGCCCGAGGGCGACATCACCCCGGACCGTTTCCTGGACCGCGAACTGAGCTGGCTGGCCTTCAACTCCCGTGTGCTGGAACTCGCCGAAGATCCTGACCTTTTCCTGCTGGAACGTGTCAATTTTCTTTCCATCTTCGCCTCCAACCTTGACGAGTTCTTCATGGTTCGCGTGGCTGGCCTCAAGCGCCGCATCGCCACCGGGCTCGCCGTGCCCTCCCCTGCGGGCCTGAGCCCCATCGAGGTGCTGGAACAGATCAGCGAAGAAGCCCACAAGCTGCAGGAACGCCACGCACGGGTCTTCGCCGAGCAGATCCGTCCCGCCCTGGCCTACGAGCACATCCACATCATGCACTGGAATGAACTGGATGAGGATGCCCGCCACCGGATCAGCATCATGTTCCAGGAGAAGGTCTTCCCCATCCTGACGCCTCTGGCAGTGGACCCGGCGCACCCCTTCCCCTACATTTCGGGTCTTTCCCTCAACCTTGCCGTGATCGTGAGCAACCCGATCAGCGACAAGGAACTCTTTGCCCGTGTGAAGGTTCCGGATCAGCTACCCCGGCTCATTTCCGTGGACGGACCGCGCGCAGGTGCCATCCCGGGCCGCGTGGCCCGGTTCATTGCCCTGGAAGAAGTCATCGCTGTCCACCTGGACAAGCTCTTCCCCGGCATGGAAGTCCTGGAGCACCACACCTTCCGCGTCACCCGTAACGAGGACCTGGAAGTAGAAGAGGACGACGCCGAGAACCTGCTGCAGGCTCTGGAGAAGGAACTCCTGCGGCGCCGTTTTGGCCCGCCGGTCCGCCTTGAAGTCACCACGGACATCAACCCGAATATCAAGGCCCTGCTGATCCGGGAACTTGGCGTCGAAGAATCCGAGGTGTACTCCGTCCCCGCGCCGTTGGACCTCCGCGGCCTGTCCGCAATCAGCGGCATTGACCGCGCCGACCTTCACTACCCCAAGCACGTGCCACACACGTCCCGGTACCTCAACGAGTCCGAAACGTCCAAGGCCGCCAACGTCTTTGCCGCCATGCGGCGCCGGGACATCCTGCTCCACCACCCCTACGACTCCTTCTCCACCTCCGTTCAGGCCTTCCTGGAGCAGGCCGCAGCGGATCCCAAGGTTCAGGCCATCAAGCAAACGTTGTACCGCACGTCCGGTGACTCCCCCATCGTTGATGCCCTGATTGATGCTGCGGAAGCGGGCAAGCAGGTTCTGGCCCTCGTGGAAATCAAGGCCCGCTTTGACGAGCAGGCCAACATTTCCTGGGCACGAAAGCTAGAGCAAGCAGGCGTCCATGTGGTGTACGGCATTGTTGGTTTGAAAACCCACTGCAAGTTGTCGTTGGTGGTGCGCCAGGAAGTGGACGGGCTGCGCCGCTACTGCCACATCGGCACCGGCAACTACCACCCGCGCACAGCACGCTATTACGAAGACCTTGGCCTGCTGACCGCCAACGAGCAAGTGGGCGAAGACCTGTCCAAGCTGTTCAACCAGCTCTCCGGCTACGCCCCGAAGTCAACGTTCAAGAGGTTGCTCGTAGCACCGCGCTCGGTACGTGCCGGCTTGGTGGACAGAATCGAAGCCGAAATCCGCAACGCCCGTGCCGGCGTCCCCGGTTTGGTGCAGATCAAGGTCAACTCGATGGTGGACGAAGCCATCATCGACGCCCTCTACCGCGCCTCGCAGGCCGGCGTGAAGGTTGACGTCGTAGTGCGCGGCATCTGCTCGCTGCGCCCGGGAGTGCCGGGCCTCAGCGAGAACATCACGGTCCGCTCCGTGCTGGGCCGCTTCCTGGAACACTCACGCGTCTTTGCCTTTGGCAACGGTGGCGAGCCCGTGGTGTACATCGGCTCCGCCGACATGATGCATCGCAACCTGGACCGCCGGGTGGAGGCACTGGTGCAGCTGGCCAGCAAGGAAGACACGGCCACCGTCATGGACCTGATGCGTCGCTATGTTGACGACGGGACGGCCAGCTGGCATCTGGACAATCACGGACACTGGACCAGGCACCACTTGGACGACGAGGGCAAGCCGTTGCTGGACATGCAGTCCTGGCTCCTGGCTTCCCGCTCCCGCCAGCGCGCCGCGGCCCGGCGGTAA
- a CDS encoding mutT/nudix family protein (identified by match to protein family HMM PF00293; match to protein family HMM PF00300): MNSDTPVADQTDHPGEPVAVVAAGAIPWRVTKGALEVLLIHRPRYDDWSWPKGKLDAGETVPECAAREVWEEIGLQAPLGIPLPAIHYHVAAGLKVVRYWAVKVNGAQLRPDGKEVDSVMWCSPDRAASFLSNPSDVEPLEYLEKAHVRGELDTWPLVLIRHAKAKPRSSWTKAEGDRPLAATGQRQAVAVQRLLEVWKPQRVVTSPWARCVATIAPYAKASGVKVKLVEALTEHTHQRSPKKTAAAVEALFDKQLPIAVCTHRPALPTALKQLGQHMSQTLRALLPSADPYLSPGEVIVCQVARGSERKIVSVEQVKPFDD; the protein is encoded by the coding sequence TTGAACAGCGATACCCCCGTGGCGGATCAAACAGACCACCCCGGCGAGCCGGTGGCCGTTGTAGCCGCCGGCGCCATTCCCTGGCGCGTCACCAAAGGCGCTCTTGAGGTCCTCCTGATCCATCGTCCCCGTTACGACGATTGGTCATGGCCCAAAGGAAAACTCGACGCCGGCGAGACAGTTCCGGAGTGCGCCGCACGTGAGGTGTGGGAAGAGATCGGGCTCCAGGCCCCATTGGGCATCCCGCTTCCGGCGATTCACTACCATGTGGCTGCCGGACTGAAGGTTGTCCGCTACTGGGCCGTCAAGGTCAATGGAGCGCAGCTTCGGCCCGACGGCAAAGAAGTGGACAGCGTCATGTGGTGCAGCCCGGACCGGGCAGCCAGCTTCCTGAGCAACCCGTCGGACGTGGAGCCGCTGGAATACCTCGAGAAGGCCCATGTCCGCGGGGAATTGGACACGTGGCCGTTGGTGCTGATCCGCCATGCGAAGGCGAAGCCGCGGTCCTCATGGACCAAAGCCGAGGGCGATCGCCCCTTGGCAGCCACGGGCCAGCGGCAGGCAGTTGCTGTCCAGCGCCTTTTGGAAGTGTGGAAGCCGCAGCGGGTAGTCACCAGTCCCTGGGCCCGTTGTGTGGCCACTATCGCCCCCTACGCCAAGGCCAGCGGCGTCAAGGTGAAACTGGTGGAAGCACTCACCGAGCACACCCATCAGCGCTCCCCCAAGAAGACGGCTGCCGCAGTTGAGGCCTTGTTCGACAAACAGCTGCCGATCGCCGTGTGCACGCATCGCCCCGCCCTGCCCACGGCGCTGAAGCAGCTGGGTCAGCACATGTCGCAAACCCTGCGTGCCCTGCTTCCTTCCGCAGACCCCTACCTGTCGCCGGGTGAGGTCATCGTGTGCCAGGTAGCGCGGGGGTCCGAACGGAAGATTGTGTCCGTGGAGCAGGTCAAGCCTTTCGACGACTAG
- a CDS encoding hypothetical protein (identified by Glimmer2; putative) → MDVFDEEHLERMSNGRWHPGGAQTWAQQLLKYPRTVENIPTWMWDIFRAEGVTPPVYNPAFDSVDWKNRRRPVTERGTDLSVEPTIIDPSKEPGFWTNLSKKLFGS, encoded by the coding sequence TTGGATGTCTTCGATGAGGAACATCTCGAACGAATGAGCAACGGCCGTTGGCACCCCGGCGGTGCACAGACTTGGGCACAACAGCTCCTTAAATACCCCCGGACCGTGGAAAACATTCCAACGTGGATGTGGGATATTTTTCGGGCCGAAGGCGTCACACCGCCGGTCTACAACCCTGCCTTCGACTCCGTGGATTGGAAGAACCGGCGCCGCCCGGTGACGGAGCGCGGAACGGACCTCTCCGTCGAACCAACAATTATCGATCCGTCCAAAGAGCCAGGCTTCTGGACGAATCTCAGCAAGAAACTCTTCGGCAGCTAG
- the thyA gene encoding thymidylate synthase (identified by match to protein family HMM PF00303) gives MSIPTPYEDLLRDVMANGTHKSDRTGTGTRSVFGRQLRFDLAESFPLITTKRVHFKSVAVELLWFLRGDSNVKWMQDQGVSIWDEWADADGELGPVYGVQWRSWPTPDGGHIDQISELMTNLAANPDSRRHIVSAWNVSELKDMALPPCHAFFQFYVADGKLSCQLYQRSADTFLGVPFNIASYALLTRMVAQQLGLEPGEFVWTGGDVHVYDNHVDQVAEQLSREPYEYPQLKILRKPDSIFDYTLDDFEVVDYRHHPTIKAPIAV, from the coding sequence GTGAGCATCCCCACCCCTTATGAAGACCTTCTGCGCGACGTCATGGCTAACGGCACGCACAAGTCGGACCGCACCGGAACCGGAACGCGCAGCGTTTTCGGCCGCCAGTTGCGGTTCGATCTTGCCGAAAGCTTCCCCCTGATCACCACCAAGCGGGTCCACTTCAAGTCCGTGGCGGTGGAGCTCCTGTGGTTCCTGCGCGGCGATTCGAACGTGAAGTGGATGCAGGACCAGGGCGTCTCCATCTGGGACGAATGGGCGGATGCCGACGGCGAGCTCGGTCCCGTCTATGGCGTGCAGTGGCGAAGCTGGCCCACCCCCGACGGTGGACACATCGACCAGATCTCCGAGCTCATGACCAATCTGGCAGCCAACCCGGATTCCCGCAGGCACATCGTGTCCGCATGGAACGTCTCCGAACTCAAGGACATGGCATTGCCGCCGTGCCATGCGTTCTTCCAGTTCTATGTTGCGGACGGCAAATTGTCCTGCCAGCTGTACCAGCGCTCCGCGGACACCTTCCTGGGCGTCCCCTTCAACATTGCCTCCTACGCCCTGCTCACCCGCATGGTGGCGCAGCAGCTGGGGCTCGAGCCGGGCGAATTCGTCTGGACCGGCGGAGACGTCCACGTCTATGACAACCACGTGGACCAGGTTGCCGAGCAACTCAGCCGGGAACCGTATGAATACCCGCAGCTGAAAATCCTCCGCAAGCCGGACTCCATCTTCGACTACACGCTGGATGACTTCGAGGTTGTGGACTACCGCCACCACCCCACCATCAAGGCTCCGATCGCGGTATGA
- the folA gene encoding dihydrofolate reductase (identified by match to protein family HMM PF00186), whose protein sequence is MTGIGLVWAQTKSGVIGKDGAMPWHLPEDLKHFSQLTTGHPVIMGRKTWLSFPEKYRPLPGRTNIVVTRNAEWGSTPEAEGAVVVSSLDAALLESQFAPGGQKVWIIGGGEIFEQSMGIANLAVITIIDADLEGDTYAPELGDDWTFDAVAPADGWLTAKNGTNYRFTTWRRTES, encoded by the coding sequence ATGACCGGGATCGGGCTGGTCTGGGCGCAGACAAAGTCCGGTGTCATCGGCAAGGACGGCGCCATGCCGTGGCACCTGCCCGAGGATCTCAAGCACTTCAGCCAGCTCACCACAGGGCACCCGGTCATCATGGGCCGCAAAACGTGGTTGTCGTTCCCCGAAAAGTACCGTCCGCTCCCGGGCCGCACCAACATTGTGGTGACCCGCAACGCAGAGTGGGGGTCCACGCCCGAGGCGGAGGGCGCCGTCGTGGTTTCCTCCCTTGACGCCGCGCTGCTGGAATCGCAGTTCGCACCGGGTGGCCAGAAGGTCTGGATCATCGGCGGCGGCGAAATCTTTGAACAATCCATGGGCATCGCCAACCTGGCGGTCATCACCATCATCGACGCAGACCTGGAGGGTGACACCTATGCCCCCGAGCTCGGTGATGATTGGACCTTCGACGCCGTAGCCCCCGCCGACGGCTGGCTCACCGCCAAGAACGGCACCAACTACCGGTTCACCACATGGCGCCGGACAGAAAGCTAG
- a CDS encoding putative integral membrane protein translates to MLKKPETLFVLGYMLLPLFALISAIVGLTMILGGNKIAGIIVLIVVTQVFTFGAFFALRKRKAVLLQEPDAGH, encoded by the coding sequence ATGTTGAAGAAACCCGAAACCCTGTTCGTGCTGGGCTACATGCTGCTGCCGCTTTTCGCCCTGATCTCTGCCATCGTGGGGCTCACCATGATCCTGGGTGGCAACAAAATTGCCGGGATCATAGTGCTGATCGTTGTCACACAGGTATTTACCTTTGGGGCGTTCTTCGCCCTGCGCAAGCGCAAGGCCGTACTTCTCCAAGAGCCCGACGCCGGCCACTAG
- the asd gene encoding Aspartate-semialdehyde dehydrogenase (identified by match to protein family HMM PF01118; match to protein family HMM PF02774; match to protein family HMM TIGR01745) — MTTAANPSVGLVGWRGMVGSVLMQRMQDENDFANINPVFFSTSNAGGAAPSFADGAGKLEDAFDIETLAKLPIIVTAQGGDYTKQVHGELRNRGWDGLWIDAASTLRMNDDSIIVLDPINRDVIDAGLSGGVKDFIGGNCTVSCMLMGLGGLFKNNLVEWGTSMTYQAASGGGARHMRELLNQFGTLNNEVSSELDDPASAILEIDHKVLAAQRTGVDATQFGVPLAGSLIPWIDADLGNGQSKEEWKAGVETNKILGTGNGTAGKDHIAMDGLCIRIGAMRSHSQALTLKLREDLSVTEIENLLAKDNEWAKVVPNTKEASMADLTPVAASGTLDIPVGRIRKLEMGPEYISAFTVGDQLLWGAAEPLRRMLNIVTGKL; from the coding sequence ATGACTACAGCAGCTAATCCGTCCGTTGGACTGGTCGGTTGGCGTGGCATGGTCGGCTCCGTCCTGATGCAGCGCATGCAGGACGAGAACGACTTCGCCAACATCAACCCGGTATTTTTCTCCACCTCGAACGCAGGAGGTGCCGCCCCGTCCTTCGCTGATGGGGCCGGCAAGCTCGAGGATGCGTTCGATATTGAGACGCTGGCCAAGCTGCCGATTATTGTCACCGCCCAAGGTGGCGACTACACCAAGCAGGTCCACGGCGAACTCCGCAACCGCGGCTGGGATGGCCTGTGGATCGATGCTGCTTCCACGCTGCGCATGAACGACGACTCGATCATCGTGCTGGACCCCATCAACCGCGATGTCATCGACGCCGGACTGTCCGGTGGTGTGAAGGACTTCATCGGCGGCAACTGTACGGTTTCCTGCATGCTGATGGGCCTCGGCGGCCTGTTCAAGAACAACCTGGTCGAGTGGGGCACCTCCATGACGTACCAGGCGGCTTCAGGTGGCGGGGCCCGGCACATGCGTGAACTCCTCAACCAGTTCGGCACCCTCAACAACGAGGTCAGCAGCGAACTGGACGATCCCGCGTCCGCCATTCTCGAGATCGACCACAAGGTCCTCGCGGCCCAGCGCACCGGCGTTGACGCCACCCAGTTTGGCGTGCCCCTGGCCGGCTCCCTCATTCCGTGGATCGATGCCGATCTGGGCAACGGCCAGTCCAAGGAAGAGTGGAAAGCCGGAGTAGAGACCAACAAAATTCTCGGCACCGGCAACGGCACCGCAGGTAAGGACCACATCGCCATGGACGGCCTGTGCATCCGCATCGGCGCCATGCGTTCACACTCCCAGGCCCTCACGCTCAAGCTGCGCGAAGACCTGTCCGTGACGGAAATCGAGAACCTCCTGGCCAAGGACAACGAATGGGCCAAGGTTGTTCCCAACACCAAGGAAGCCTCCATGGCGGACCTGACCCCTGTGGCAGCGTCCGGAACCCTGGACATCCCGGTGGGCCGTATCCGCAAGCTCGAAATGGGCCCGGAGTACATCAGCGCCTTCACCGTGGGAGACCAGCTCCTGTGGGGTGCAGCCGAGCCGCTCCGCCGTATGCTCAACATCGTGACGGGCAAGCTCTAG
- a CDS encoding hypothetical protein (identified by Glimmer2; putative), whose amino-acid sequence MLFGDLAPFVRPMSRWLATTGWFCTLVGLGAGLIVAVGTGVSLSPSMQAIQTVSLVATAAAALLIGTAAATQPVADRDDDAPEPWFYPAAAAQVRSFLLGAIVLLLGFVGFATAGLFMPSGPSPQSIAFSQIFLLGSVSCGLTFLLLNKVLPIAERRTR is encoded by the coding sequence ATGCTTTTTGGTGATCTTGCTCCGTTTGTGCGGCCGATGAGCCGGTGGTTGGCTACCACCGGTTGGTTCTGCACGCTCGTCGGGCTGGGCGCAGGGCTGATCGTGGCTGTGGGGACGGGCGTCAGCTTGTCCCCTTCAATGCAAGCCATCCAGACAGTCAGCTTGGTGGCAACTGCGGCGGCCGCGCTGCTCATCGGAACCGCTGCCGCCACCCAGCCAGTAGCCGATCGCGACGACGACGCGCCCGAACCTTGGTTTTATCCGGCAGCTGCAGCACAGGTCCGCAGCTTCCTGCTCGGAGCGATCGTCCTGCTCCTGGGTTTTGTCGGCTTCGCCACTGCCGGCCTGTTCATGCCCAGCGGGCCGTCGCCGCAGAGTATCGCGTTCAGCCAGATCTTCTTGTTGGGATCGGTCAGCTGCGGGCTTACGTTCCTGCTGCTCAACAAGGTGTTGCCGATCGCCGAGCGCCGCACACGCTGA
- the murB gene encoding UDP-N-acetylenolpyruvoylglucosamine reductase (identified by match to protein family HMM PF01565; match to protein family HMM PF02873), translating into MTQTLLSELTTAAVGGPAGNYVEARTEAEIIDAVRSADAAGEKLLIIGGGSNLLISDDGYPGTVLKIASEGFTVNSEDSCGGVSVVVQAGHNWDALVEHSVLHAWSGLEALSGIPGATGATPVQNVGAYGADVSQTIAAVRTWDRERNAVQTFTNSELKFGYRDSILKQTTVEGSPRYVVLTVEFQLPLGRMSAPIRYGELARVLGVEAGKRAYSNDVRREVLRLRASKGMVLDSEDRDTYSTGSFFTNPIVPAERASVLPENAPKYPAGDDGLVKLSAAWLIDQAGFGKGFGLEESSVSGGRASLSTKHTLAITNRGSASAADMVAIAREVRSGVVERFGIELHPEPLLIGVSL; encoded by the coding sequence GTGACCCAAACGCTGCTTTCCGAACTGACCACCGCTGCCGTTGGCGGCCCCGCGGGCAACTATGTTGAGGCCCGCACCGAAGCGGAGATTATCGACGCCGTCCGGTCGGCTGACGCTGCAGGCGAAAAACTCCTGATCATCGGCGGTGGGTCCAACCTGCTGATCTCCGACGACGGCTACCCCGGTACCGTCCTGAAGATCGCCTCCGAGGGGTTCACCGTGAACTCCGAAGACAGCTGCGGAGGCGTGTCAGTGGTAGTGCAGGCAGGCCACAACTGGGACGCCCTGGTAGAACACTCCGTGCTGCACGCCTGGTCCGGACTGGAAGCACTGTCCGGAATTCCGGGAGCCACCGGAGCCACCCCCGTGCAGAACGTCGGAGCGTACGGAGCAGATGTTTCACAAACCATTGCCGCTGTCCGCACATGGGACCGCGAACGCAACGCAGTGCAGACATTCACCAACTCCGAGCTCAAGTTCGGATACCGCGACTCCATCTTGAAGCAGACCACCGTCGAGGGATCGCCCCGCTACGTTGTGCTGACCGTGGAGTTCCAGTTGCCGCTGGGACGAATGAGTGCCCCCATCAGGTACGGTGAGCTGGCCCGCGTGCTGGGCGTAGAGGCCGGCAAGCGGGCGTACTCCAACGATGTGCGGCGGGAAGTCCTCCGGCTCCGCGCGTCCAAGGGCATGGTCCTGGACTCAGAAGACCGCGACACCTATTCCACGGGTTCGTTCTTCACCAACCCGATCGTGCCTGCGGAGCGTGCGTCGGTTTTGCCGGAGAACGCGCCCAAGTATCCCGCTGGTGACGACGGCCTGGTGAAATTGTCCGCTGCCTGGCTGATCGATCAGGCTGGATTCGGTAAGGGCTTCGGGCTCGAGGAATCCAGTGTCTCCGGCGGACGGGCTTCCCTGTCCACCAAGCACACCCTGGCAATCACCAACAGGGGTTCAGCTTCCGCCGCCGACATGGTGGCCATCGCGCGTGAGGTGCGTTCCGGCGTCGTCGAACGTTTTGGCATTGAACTGCACCCGGAACCATTGCTGATTGGCGTCAGCCTCTAG
- a CDS encoding putative major facilitator superfamily (MFS) transporter (identified by match to protein family HMM PF07690), with product MNRPNTTHSSKPCATPTEMSRWRAAVLASYAASGIAFATWVSRLPAIRDGLDLTPGGIGLLLMCMTVASFISISASGLIVLRLGPKLTTRIGSCMVGAGLVTVGVGTSIAANSLVVAAGLVVLGLGTASWNTASNVEGASLERELERHIMPHLHGAFSLGTVAAAGFGAWAAAIHMPVFWHFLISGVVVTTSVVTAGFWFRAEKTAAATQTYRPVQTDTFQDPSTGPLPIITSESAQRDASEATAPLDNKRLVALAWRDRRTLLIGVLVLGLALAEGAAGDWVALALADGYGQSDAAGAVGYGLFVTFMTIGRFTGTVILDRFGRVVVMRWCSATAVVGLSLFVFSPVPWLAFVALAVWGLGASLGFPVGMSAAADDPVHAAARVSVVSTIGYGAFLCGPPLLGLLAEHFGILHSLLAPLVLLVVSFFLAPLAGQKTGKSAQPNEAR from the coding sequence TTGAACCGCCCGAACACCACTCATAGCAGCAAACCGTGCGCCACACCGACAGAAATGTCGCGGTGGCGCGCCGCTGTTCTTGCCTCCTACGCAGCCAGTGGCATCGCGTTCGCAACCTGGGTATCGCGCCTGCCCGCCATCCGCGACGGACTGGATCTCACTCCGGGCGGCATCGGCCTCTTGCTCATGTGCATGACGGTGGCGTCGTTCATCTCGATCTCAGCCTCGGGGCTGATTGTGCTAAGGCTCGGTCCCAAACTGACCACGAGGATCGGCAGTTGCATGGTGGGTGCGGGTCTTGTCACCGTGGGTGTTGGCACCTCGATTGCAGCCAATTCACTGGTGGTGGCAGCAGGCTTGGTAGTCCTTGGCTTGGGCACCGCCAGCTGGAACACTGCGTCCAATGTGGAAGGGGCGTCGCTGGAACGCGAGTTGGAGCGGCACATCATGCCGCACCTGCACGGCGCGTTCAGCCTCGGAACGGTGGCCGCTGCAGGCTTCGGCGCCTGGGCAGCCGCCATCCACATGCCCGTGTTCTGGCATTTCCTGATCTCGGGCGTTGTAGTGACTACTTCGGTTGTCACCGCTGGTTTCTGGTTCCGCGCGGAAAAGACCGCTGCAGCCACGCAAACTTACCGGCCCGTACAAACGGATACCTTCCAGGATCCCTCCACCGGGCCGCTGCCGATCATCACCTCCGAATCAGCCCAGCGAGACGCCAGCGAGGCCACAGCTCCGCTGGACAACAAGCGGCTGGTTGCCCTTGCCTGGCGTGACCGCCGGACTTTGCTCATTGGAGTTCTTGTCCTCGGCTTGGCCTTGGCCGAAGGAGCCGCCGGGGACTGGGTTGCTCTGGCTCTGGCCGACGGCTATGGGCAGTCTGACGCGGCGGGCGCTGTCGGCTACGGACTCTTCGTCACGTTCATGACCATCGGCCGCTTCACCGGGACTGTCATCTTGGATCGTTTTGGGCGTGTGGTGGTGATGCGCTGGTGCTCGGCTACCGCCGTCGTGGGTCTTTCGCTTTTCGTATTTTCTCCGGTCCCGTGGCTCGCGTTCGTGGCGTTGGCCGTATGGGGCCTGGGTGCCTCACTCGGGTTCCCCGTGGGGATGTCCGCGGCTGCCGATGATCCCGTTCACGCTGCGGCCCGGGTGTCCGTGGTATCCACCATCGGCTACGGTGCTTTCTTGTGTGGTCCTCCGCTCCTGGGGCTGCTGGCTGAACATTTTGGCATCCTGCATTCGCTGCTGGCGCCCTTGGTGCTGCTGGTGGTCAGCTTCTTCCTGGCACCCCTGGCCGGCCAAAAGACGGGGAAGTCCGCGCAGCCCAACGAAGCCCGTTAG
- a CDS encoding putative MaoC-like domain protein (identified by match to protein family HMM PF01575), with the protein MSPTFEELTVGQEIGTRSIDVTRQDLVKYAGASGDFNPIHWNESFATSVELPGVIAHGMFTMGAAVQLVSDWAGDPAAVVDYQTRFTKPVLVTDTTGTDQAGAVIDVTGVVGALDDDARTARIDLTVVAAGQKVLMKSQAVVKVS; encoded by the coding sequence ATGAGCCCTACATTCGAAGAACTGACGGTCGGCCAGGAAATCGGCACCCGGAGCATCGACGTCACCCGCCAGGATCTGGTCAAGTACGCAGGAGCTTCGGGCGACTTCAACCCGATCCACTGGAACGAATCGTTCGCAACCTCCGTGGAGCTTCCGGGCGTCATCGCCCACGGCATGTTCACCATGGGTGCCGCAGTGCAGTTGGTGAGCGACTGGGCAGGCGACCCCGCCGCCGTCGTCGACTACCAGACCCGCTTCACCAAACCCGTCCTCGTCACGGATACCACCGGCACCGATCAGGCAGGCGCGGTCATCGACGTCACCGGTGTGGTGGGAGCGCTCGACGACGATGCTCGCACAGCTCGCATCGACCTCACCGTCGTTGCGGCCGGACAGAAGGTCCTCATGAAGTCGCAGGCGGTTGTGAAGGTCTCTTGA
- a CDS encoding hypothetical protein (identified by Glimmer2; putative) produces MLEEFWATASTSYKALVFSAMGLIAVGLILSIVGNTSGNQGLAIASLPIIGVGLLLHVAGLVVRGQKIRKSYKK; encoded by the coding sequence GTGCTAGAAGAATTTTGGGCCACCGCCTCCACGTCATACAAAGCGTTGGTTTTCAGCGCCATGGGGCTGATCGCCGTCGGACTCATCCTGTCCATTGTGGGGAACACGTCCGGTAACCAAGGCTTGGCCATTGCTTCGTTGCCCATCATTGGTGTCGGGCTGCTGCTCCACGTTGCAGGGCTCGTAGTGCGGGGCCAGAAGATCCGCAAAAGCTACAAGAAGTAA